A DNA window from Oscillatoria sp. FACHB-1406 contains the following coding sequences:
- a CDS encoding adenylate/guanylate cyclase domain-containing protein — protein MKKRAILCVDDERTVLLSLKAELREAFGRDYAIEIAESGSEALELFEDLRAEGYDIPVIISDYIMPHLKGDELLKRIHQQYPEALKIMLTGQADATAVGNAVNEAKLYRYISKPWQAEDLNLTVAEALNSYLQKQQIGEQTLKLQQVNQALEAANQKQLQLISQLQENENRLQQFLDGIPVGVVIINNNGILSYLNRKAKYLLGRDFMPGIELEKIDNMYQLYRVNTEELYSPEDLPLNRALNGETTRLDDLEIRHSNISIPLESWGTPIYDANGKIAYAIAAFADISDRLAAEQERQQFISDLFKVNVDLEAALDAQVQLTEATARFVPYQFLQLLDKESIVDIELGETVEQEMSILFSDIRSFTTLSEQMSMEENVTFINDYLSHMEPAIIENRGFIDKYIGDGIMALFHGSADDALQAGITMLQRLDEFNAIREQQERRKIAIGIGINTGKLMLGTVGGQSRMDSTAIGDAVNLASRLEGLTKEYGLPLLISEQTWLKLANPERYAIRPIDKTQVKGKLELVTVYEVFEMDDAALKEGKFATRWLFEEARQLYQQQVFEEAAIRFSDCLNQNPRDRAARILLNRCQNQQSFVRQSLLP, from the coding sequence ATGAAAAAAAGAGCAATTCTTTGCGTTGATGATGAAAGAACAGTTCTGCTAAGTCTTAAGGCAGAATTGAGAGAGGCGTTTGGAAGAGACTATGCGATCGAAATCGCTGAAAGTGGTTCGGAAGCCTTAGAATTATTTGAAGACTTACGCGCAGAAGGCTACGATATTCCGGTAATTATTTCGGACTATATTATGCCTCATTTGAAAGGCGATGAGTTACTCAAACGAATTCATCAACAATACCCCGAAGCCTTAAAAATTATGCTGACAGGGCAAGCTGATGCAACGGCAGTTGGCAATGCAGTTAATGAGGCGAAACTGTATCGTTATATCAGTAAACCCTGGCAAGCAGAAGATCTCAACTTGACAGTTGCGGAAGCTTTAAATAGTTATTTGCAGAAGCAGCAGATTGGGGAACAAACCCTGAAGTTACAACAAGTCAATCAAGCTTTAGAAGCCGCCAATCAAAAGCAGTTACAACTAATCTCTCAGCTTCAGGAAAACGAAAATCGCCTCCAACAATTTTTGGATGGTATTCCGGTTGGTGTTGTGATTATCAATAATAATGGCATCCTGTCTTATCTTAATCGTAAAGCTAAATATTTACTCGGTCGGGATTTTATGCCAGGAATCGAACTCGAAAAAATTGATAATATGTATCAGCTTTATCGAGTAAACACAGAGGAATTATATTCCCCTGAAGACTTACCATTAAACCGCGCTTTAAACGGCGAAACCACTCGACTTGACGACCTAGAAATTCGCCACAGCAATATCAGTATTCCTTTAGAGTCTTGGGGAACGCCAATTTATGACGCGAATGGAAAGATTGCTTATGCAATTGCGGCTTTTGCTGATATTAGCGATCGCCTCGCTGCCGAGCAAGAACGACAACAGTTTATTTCCGATCTCTTTAAGGTGAATGTCGATCTTGAAGCCGCTCTTGATGCCCAAGTTCAACTCACAGAAGCAACGGCACGCTTTGTCCCCTATCAATTTCTTCAGTTATTAGATAAAGAAAGCATCGTTGATATCGAACTCGGAGAAACAGTGGAACAAGAAATGTCAATCTTGTTCTCAGATATCCGCTCTTTCACGACTCTCTCCGAGCAGATGAGTATGGAGGAAAATGTTACCTTCATCAATGATTATTTGAGTCACATGGAACCGGCGATCATCGAAAATCGCGGCTTTATCGATAAATACATCGGCGATGGAATTATGGCATTATTTCACGGCAGTGCGGATGATGCCCTGCAAGCCGGAATTACGATGTTACAGCGATTGGACGAATTCAATGCAATTCGCGAACAACAAGAACGCAGAAAAATTGCGATCGGTATTGGGATCAATACGGGGAAATTAATGTTAGGGACAGTGGGGGGTCAGTCGCGCATGGATAGTACCGCGATTGGTGATGCAGTTAATCTTGCTTCCCGTTTAGAAGGACTAACAAAAGAATATGGCTTGCCTTTATTAATTTCCGAGCAAACTTGGCTCAAATTAGCCAATCCCGAACGTTATGCCATTCGCCCTATCGATAAGACTCAGGTGAAGGGAAAGTTAGAATTAGTAACGGTTTATGAAGTTTTTGAGATGGACGATGCGGCGCTCAAAGAAGGGAAGTTTGCAACGAGATGGCTGTTTGAAGAAGCGCGACAACTTTACCAACAGCAGGTCTTTGAGGAGGCTGCGATTCGATTTAGCGACTGTCTGAATCAGAATCCGCGCGATCGCGCGGCACGCATTTTGCTGAACCGTTGCCAGAACCAACAGTCTTTTGTGCGACAATCTTTACTCCCTTAA
- a CDS encoding response regulator, whose product MSKPVILCVDDEQTILKSLKAQIKGYFGDTYNYEVAENADDALELVEELVEENVKIVIVVSDWLMPGMKGDELLIEIHKKFPNIVTVMLTGQADKTAVERAYELANLHGCLRKPWSDEDLLSLLKSALAMT is encoded by the coding sequence ATGTCAAAGCCAGTTATCCTCTGCGTCGATGACGAACAAACTATCTTGAAAAGCCTCAAAGCACAAATTAAGGGGTATTTTGGAGATACTTACAATTATGAAGTCGCAGAAAATGCCGACGACGCTTTAGAGCTAGTTGAAGAATTAGTCGAAGAAAATGTAAAAATTGTCATTGTCGTTTCCGATTGGTTGATGCCAGGAATGAAAGGAGACGAGCTATTAATCGAGATTCATAAAAAATTTCCCAATATCGTCACGGTTATGCTCACCGGACAAGCCGATAAAACGGCTGTAGAACGCGCTTACGAACTGGCAAACCTGCATGGTTGTCTGCGTAAGCCTTGGTCGGATGAAGATTTATTATCTTTGTTAAAATCAGCATTAGCGATGACCTGA
- a CDS encoding cache domain-containing protein, with protein MKDYQSPLTLARQLRYGAIALAVTAALLAGGLVATLSFKSLLQQAIALQQERGESAAREIDEYLNDVQSKLNYLARMRGFTELPRSAQQNLLEALARHNEAFESVALLDRQGNAIVTASLTRPVKLENQRQQPVFIRAFAHNEDYVGPVEIDPELKLPTVKLAVPVRNNSDRVDGVLTARINLSFLWVVLSHTRVGKTGYAYVIDNRLRLIAEARNSPETATVEDISERPFAIAHRSKFLSIGSEFLDRYRGLYGTEVLGTLAPTRNVPWKVITEQPTREVYAPARQMIVVVGGTLLAVTTLAGLASLLFSSQLIRPLNQLTEGATQIREGNFQVQVAVETRNELGALAAAFNQMAGQIEASFAALSASERRLADFLDAIPVGVFVIDSQGKPYYTNRTGQQLLGKGIVDSAPSEALAEVYQTYLSGTDELYPNDRLPIAMALQGVSTRAEDLEIRLRDRVIPIECLGTPIYDGAGGVKYAIATFTDITERRRAEQILENYNRTLEGQVTERTEELQQRNQELTLAFKELETARDELVQSEKMAALGQLVAGVAHEINTPLGAIQSSAGNMNKFLEQTFKQLPDLLRSLSPEVETLFFALLNRAQNQESSYSAREERKFRRALARDLEAENIDKADSFADALVDIGIYEDIEGFLPLFKEPNSPEIIELAYKLATLQRGLQIITLATARASKIVFALKTYAHDNPEGKRVLASLTEGIDTVLTLYHNQLKQGIEVVRHYTEIEPIWCYPDELNQVWTNLIHNAIQAMDYSGTLTIDISERDNFIQAVFIDSGKGIPPEILPRIFDPFFTTKAAGEGSGLGLDIVRKVVKKHQGEISVESQPGRTAIAILIPRNLSPEEPAKRNVTALN; from the coding sequence ATGAAAGACTACCAATCTCCCCTGACCCTTGCTCGCCAACTGCGTTACGGCGCGATCGCGCTGGCTGTAACGGCAGCCCTGCTCGCGGGCGGACTCGTTGCGACCCTCAGCTTTAAAAGCCTGTTGCAGCAAGCCATTGCCCTCCAGCAAGAACGCGGTGAATCGGCAGCCCGAGAAATTGACGAATATCTCAACGACGTTCAAAGCAAGCTCAATTATCTAGCTCGAATGCGCGGTTTTACTGAGCTTCCGCGCTCGGCCCAACAAAATTTACTCGAAGCTCTCGCCCGCCATAACGAAGCCTTTGAGTCCGTCGCACTCCTCGATAGACAAGGCAACGCGATTGTCACGGCTTCCCTCACGCGCCCCGTTAAGCTCGAAAATCAACGCCAACAGCCCGTTTTTATCCGTGCTTTTGCCCATAACGAAGATTACGTCGGCCCAGTCGAAATCGATCCCGAACTGAAACTTCCCACCGTTAAATTAGCGGTTCCCGTGCGTAATAATAGCGATCGCGTCGATGGCGTATTAACCGCTCGCATTAATCTCAGCTTTCTGTGGGTTGTCCTTTCCCATACCCGCGTCGGCAAGACGGGTTATGCTTACGTTATCGATAATCGCCTGCGTCTGATTGCCGAAGCGAGGAATTCTCCCGAAACTGCTACGGTAGAAGATATCTCCGAACGACCCTTCGCGATCGCGCATCGCTCTAAGTTTCTTTCCATCGGAAGTGAATTTTTAGACCGCTATCGCGGTTTGTACGGCACAGAAGTTCTCGGCACTCTAGCCCCTACCCGTAACGTTCCCTGGAAAGTCATTACCGAACAGCCGACGCGAGAAGTTTACGCCCCCGCGCGCCAAATGATAGTTGTTGTCGGCGGAACGTTATTAGCCGTGACGACGCTCGCAGGACTAGCGAGTTTGCTCTTCTCCAGCCAATTGATTCGACCTTTAAATCAGCTAACAGAAGGCGCAACTCAAATTCGAGAAGGCAACTTCCAGGTACAAGTTGCCGTCGAAACTCGCAACGAATTAGGCGCGCTCGCCGCCGCCTTCAATCAAATGGCCGGACAGATAGAAGCCTCATTTGCCGCGCTCTCTGCCAGCGAACGCCGACTGGCAGACTTTCTCGATGCTATTCCCGTAGGCGTGTTTGTTATCGACAGCCAGGGCAAACCCTACTACACCAATCGTACCGGCCAGCAGTTACTCGGCAAAGGCATCGTGGATTCCGCCCCTTCCGAGGCGCTTGCCGAGGTTTATCAAACTTATTTGAGCGGTACGGACGAATTGTATCCTAACGATCGCTTGCCGATCGCGATGGCACTACAAGGCGTTAGCACGCGCGCTGAGGACTTGGAAATTCGTCTGCGCGATCGGGTTATCCCGATTGAATGTTTGGGAACGCCGATTTATGATGGAGCCGGAGGGGTTAAGTACGCGATCGCAACCTTTACCGACATCACCGAACGCCGCCGAGCCGAACAAATCCTCGAAAATTACAACCGCACCCTCGAAGGACAAGTTACCGAACGCACTGAAGAATTACAACAGCGCAATCAGGAATTAACGCTAGCGTTCAAGGAACTCGAAACCGCGCGAGACGAACTCGTTCAGTCGGAAAAAATGGCTGCTTTAGGGCAATTGGTTGCCGGTGTCGCCCACGAAATCAATACTCCCTTGGGTGCGATTCAATCTTCAGCCGGCAATATGAATAAATTTCTCGAGCAAACTTTCAAGCAGTTGCCCGATTTATTGCGCTCCCTTTCTCCTGAAGTTGAAACGCTTTTCTTTGCTTTATTAAACCGGGCGCAAAACCAAGAAAGCTCCTATAGCGCTCGTGAGGAACGCAAATTCAGGCGCGCTCTAGCTCGGGATTTGGAAGCGGAAAACATCGACAAAGCAGACAGTTTTGCCGATGCTCTCGTTGATATAGGCATCTACGAAGATATTGAAGGCTTTTTGCCTCTGTTTAAGGAGCCGAACAGCCCCGAAATTATCGAACTTGCCTATAAATTAGCCACTTTGCAGCGCGGCTTGCAAATTATTACTCTGGCTACTGCTCGCGCTTCAAAAATTGTCTTTGCCCTGAAAACTTACGCCCACGACAACCCCGAGGGCAAGCGAGTTTTGGCTAGCCTTACGGAGGGGATCGATACGGTTTTAACGCTCTATCACAATCAACTCAAGCAAGGAATTGAGGTTGTTCGTCACTACACCGAAATCGAGCCGATTTGGTGTTATCCGGACGAACTCAATCAGGTTTGGACGAATTTAATCCACAATGCTATCCAAGCAATGGACTATTCTGGCACGCTAACGATCGATATTTCGGAACGAGACAATTTTATTCAAGCCGTCTTTATCGATAGCGGTAAGGGCATTCCTCCCGAAATTTTACCGAGAATATTCGACCCATTTTTTACAACTAAAGCGGCAGGAGAAGGGAGCGGTTTAGGCCTTGATATCGTGCGTAAAGTCGTTAAAAAGCATCAGGGAGAAATTTCCGTCGAATCCCAGCCCGGAAGAACCGCGATCGCGATTTTGATTCCCCGCAATCTCTCTCCGGAGGAACCGGCAAAGAGAAACGTTACGGCGCTTAACTAG
- a CDS encoding BMP family protein, whose protein sequence is MPFRPFLQRGFRIFAAFKSWRIMLPGVAIAKLHRRRFGWLFLAGLWGFAMLSLSCEPNLPSSSAGSERVKTGGFKVAMVLPTTKNDGSWSQAGFEGLKLLEKELGAQIAYTEKASELPEPAKEEVFDRYAREGFNFVIGHGGEFLSAIEKVAKKYPRVKFSATTNCPGNNINQGCLIFRSGELGYLTGAIAAMKSQSRKVAFIGGVDYSHMKERANSFVQGAKAIDPNIQAKIEWAGTWTDRDKVGKVAEALIQDGTDIIAISAEPAEERVFKMARKEKVWLMGWDRDRAPLAPDRVITSALQDVPKLMLQGGILVQSGRWQGKQYKLGIKDGVQMLTPFRGTLTAAQEAKVKAITEEIFTDKLEILP, encoded by the coding sequence ATGCCTTTTCGTCCTTTTCTCCAACGTGGATTTCGCATTTTTGCTGCCTTTAAATCTTGGAGAATAATGCTGCCCGGTGTGGCGATCGCTAAGTTGCACCGTCGCCGTTTTGGGTGGCTATTCCTGGCGGGATTGTGGGGATTCGCGATGCTTTCGCTGAGTTGCGAGCCAAACTTGCCCTCTTCCTCCGCAGGATCGGAACGGGTAAAAACGGGAGGTTTCAAAGTCGCAATGGTACTGCCGACGACTAAAAACGATGGTTCTTGGAGTCAGGCGGGGTTTGAGGGGTTGAAATTGCTCGAGAAAGAACTGGGCGCGCAAATTGCCTACACGGAGAAGGCGAGCGAATTGCCAGAACCGGCGAAAGAGGAAGTCTTCGATCGCTACGCGCGGGAGGGGTTCAACTTTGTCATCGGTCATGGCGGCGAGTTTCTGAGCGCGATCGAAAAAGTCGCCAAAAAGTATCCCCGGGTTAAGTTTTCCGCTACAACCAACTGTCCGGGGAATAATATCAATCAAGGGTGTTTAATTTTTCGGAGTGGCGAATTGGGATATTTAACGGGTGCGATCGCGGCGATGAAATCCCAAAGCCGAAAAGTCGCTTTTATCGGCGGCGTGGACTATTCTCACATGAAAGAACGGGCGAATTCTTTCGTGCAGGGTGCAAAAGCGATCGATCCCAATATTCAAGCCAAAATTGAATGGGCGGGAACTTGGACAGATCGCGATAAGGTTGGGAAAGTTGCTGAGGCACTCATTCAAGACGGAACCGATATTATCGCCATCAGCGCCGAACCGGCAGAAGAACGAGTATTTAAGATGGCGCGCAAAGAGAAAGTCTGGCTGATGGGCTGGGATCGCGATCGCGCCCCTCTCGCCCCCGATCGCGTCATTACCAGCGCCTTACAAGATGTTCCCAAGCTCATGCTCCAAGGCGGAATTCTCGTCCAAAGCGGGCGCTGGCAGGGCAAGCAATACAAACTCGGTATTAAAGACGGGGTGCAAATGCTAACGCCGTTCCGAGGCACGCTTACCGCCGCACAAGAAGCAAAAGTCAAAGCAATCACCGAGGAAATCTTCACGGATAAGCTCGAGATTTTGCCGTAA
- the ebsA gene encoding type IV pilus biogenesis protein EbsA, whose translation MSLDNLKPASKADAIVYAPYFQGNKRNLLPLAIGLYQLGSLEGERHIEGGESIPFVATWYVTKLPTELTGCRLQFAGNSELAYETRIQNSEFVDHLLELLMNYKRSRQTDFTRAFYRKLLKIDE comes from the coding sequence ATGTCTCTGGATAACTTAAAACCTGCTTCTAAAGCGGATGCCATCGTCTACGCCCCCTATTTTCAGGGGAACAAGCGGAATTTGCTACCATTAGCGATTGGCTTGTATCAACTCGGATCTTTAGAGGGCGAACGCCATATCGAAGGTGGGGAGAGCATTCCCTTTGTAGCGACTTGGTACGTGACGAAGCTGCCAACGGAGTTAACAGGCTGTCGCCTGCAATTTGCTGGAAATTCTGAGTTAGCCTACGAAACGAGAATCCAAAATTCGGAGTTTGTCGATCATTTGCTAGAGTTGCTCATGAACTACAAGCGCAGCAGACAAACCGATTTTACTCGTGCTTTTTATAGAAAATTACTCAAAATTGATGAATAA